A genome region from Glycine max cultivar Williams 82 chromosome 5, Glycine_max_v4.0, whole genome shotgun sequence includes the following:
- the LOC100787764 gene encoding 60S ribosomal protein L38 — protein sequence MPKQIHEIKDFLLTARRKDARSVKIKRSRDVVKFKVRCSKYLYTLCVFDPEKADKLKQSLPPGLSVQDL from the exons ATG CCTAAGCAGATCCACGAGATTAAGGATTTCCTTCTGACGGCACGGAGGAAGGATGCGAGGTCGGTGAAAATCAAGAGGAGCAGGGATGTCGTTAAGTTTAAGGTTCGATGCTCCAAGTATTTGTACACGCTTTGTGTCTTTGATCCTGAGAAAGCCGATAAATTGAAGCAATCTCTTCCTCCCG GTTTGAGTGTTCAAGACCTGTAG